Below is a genomic region from Catenuloplanes atrovinosus.
CAGGTAGATCGCGGTCAGGAAGAACATCGACAGGAACGCGGCCCCATTCAGGCCGAGCGCGACGCCGGACGTGGTCAGCGACCGGGACCGGAACAGCCGCATGGGTACGAGCGGGTCCGCCGAACGCCGCTCGACCAGCACGAACGCGGTGAGCAGCACGGCGCCGCCGATCAGGAAGCCGAGCACCTCGGCCGAGTCCCAGCCGCTGTGCTCCGCGCGCACCACGCCGTAGACCACCGCGAGCAGGCCGGCCGTGCTCAGCACCGCGCCGGCCAGGTCGAACGTGCGCCGGCCGGACCCGGCGTGCCGGATCTCCCGCACGAAGAACGGCGTGATCGCGACCAGCGCCACCACCAGCGGCACGTTGACCAGGAAGACCCAGCGCCAGTCCAGCGCGTCCACCAGCAGGCCGCCCGCGACCACGCCGAGCGTGCCGCCGAGGCCGGCGAGTCCGCCCCAGACGCCCATCGCGATGTTGCGGTCGCGGCCGGGCGGGAACGTGATCGTGAGCAGCGCGAGCGCGGCCGGGGAGAGCAGCGCGCCACCGAGGCCCTGCACCGCGCGGGCCACGATGAGCGACTCCGAGTTCGGCGCCAGGCCCGCGACCAGCGACGTCACGCCGAACAGCAGCAGGCCGCCGACGAACAGCCGGCGCGGGCCGAGCAGGTCGGCCGCGCGCCCGCCGAGCAGCAGGAAACCGCCGAAGAGCAGGGTGTACGCGCTGATCACCCACTGCAGGCCGTCCGGCGAGAAGTCCAGGTCGGACTGGATGTTCGGAAGCGCCACATTCACGATCGTCACGTCGAGGACGACGATGAACTGCGCCAGGGCCAGCACGACGAGCGTGGCCCAGGGACTCCGTCGCATTCAGCGTTGCCTTTCACGAGTTTGTCTACGCCGTAGGTCTACGTCGTATACGTACGGCGTAGACCGTAGGTGTACGTCGTAGACTTGTCAACGTGACCGCTCCCGCAGCCCCCGCCCGTGAGCGCCTCGACCCGGAGAAGATCGTGGTCAGCGCGCTCGCCATCGCCGACGCCGAAGGCCTCGCGGCCGTCACGATCCGGCGCCTGGCCCAGGAGCACGGCGTCACGCCGATGGCGCTCTACCGGCACTTCCGCGACAAGGACGAGCTGCTCCACGCGCTCGGCGACCACGTGCTGCGCACCGTGGCCCTGCCCGCGCCGTCCGGCGAGCCCTGGCACGTACAGCTGCGCGCGATCTTCGCCGCGCTGCTCGACGCGCTCGCCGCGCACCCGGTGGTGGCGCCGCTGATCGTGCCGCGCATCCTGGCCTCCGCCGGCGGCCTGGCACTGGCCGAGCGCGCGCTCGACCTGCTGGCCGAGGCCGGCTTCGACACCGACCGGGCCGCCACCGTCGGCACCCAGGCACTCTGCACCGTGATCACGCTGATCCCGTACGACCCGGCCGTCCGCACCATCCAGGACGACGAGCTCCGCGAGGAACGCATCCGCGCCAAGCGGGCGGCGCTGGCCACGCTCTCCCCCCGCCGCTACCCCCGGGTCACCGCCGCCGCCGACCCACTCACCGGCTGCGTGGTCAAGGAGAACTTCCTCGAACTCGGCCTCGACCTCGTCATCGCCGGACTCCGCGGCCTCGCCCCGAACCCCTGACCACGCTCCGATCCTTTCCCGCTTCCGCCGTGGTGGCGGCCCGCCTGCTCCCGTGGAAGCGGGAGATGCGGTCCTCGGGCTTCAGGATTCCGCTTTGCGGCGGGCGGCGGCGCGGCGTTTGCCCTCGTGCATGGCGGCGACCCGGGCGACCGGGATGGTGCGGCCCTCGTCGATGAGTTCCCGGGGGACGGGCTGTGGGGGTGGGAGCGCGTCGGACCACGGGTCGGCGGTGCCGAGCAGGGCCGGTGCGGTACGGATGGTGAAGTCGGCGGGGGTGATCGCGTCGAGGTCGGACCAGGGCACCGGGAAGGAGACCGGCACACCGGGGCGCAGGCGAGGGCTGTAGGCGGCGGCGACGGTGGCGCCGCCGGCGCGGGTCGCGTCCAGGAAGACCTTGCCGTGCCGGTCCTCGCGGATGAACGCGGTGGTGGCGAGCGCGGGGTCGACGCGTTCGGCGCGGGCCGCGAGCGCACGGGTGGCGGCCGCGACCTCCTCGGTGTCGGCGTCCCGGATCGGGACGAAGACGTGCACACCCTTGGCGCCGCTGGTCTTCACGGCGCCGGTCAGCCCGCAGCCGGTCAACGCGACCCGGACCAACTCGGCGGCGCGGACGGCCAGGCCGAAGGAGCCGTCCTCCTCCGGCGGGTCCAGGTCGATGATCAGGTGGGTCTGGCGGTTGGGCGCGTCGGCGCGGGCGAGCGCGGGGTGGTACTCGATCGCGCGCTGGTTGCCGAACCAGAGCAGCGTGCGGCGGTCGTCGCAGAGCGCGTAGCGGACCGTGCGGTGCGACGCCTCGGCCCAGACCTCGGTGGTCCGGACCCAGTCCGGCGTGTACTTCGGCACGTTCTTCTGCATGAACGCGTCCTGGCCGCGCAGCACCCGGATGACCGAGAGCGGACGGCCGGCGAGCTGTGGCAGGAACCGGTCCGCGACCGCGTCGAGGTACTCGATGAGGTCGCGTTTGGTCGCGCCGGCGCCGTCGAAGAGTGGTGCGTCGAGGTTGGTCAGCGCCACCCCGTCACGCGTCTCGCCCATCGCCACACCTTCGCACGCCGGAGGTCATCCGGCCAGGCGAAGCGCGGCCCAGACCGCCTTTCCCTGCGGCAGCGCGGCACAGCCCCAGCGGTACGCCTCGGCCTCGACCACGCGCAGGCCACGACCGCGTTCGGCGAGCGGCGCGCGCGGGTCGGCGGCGCTGATCGGGCGGATTCGCGGCGGCGCCGGGTTGCCGTCCGCGACCACCAGATAGAGGTACGGCCGGCGCAGCGTCACGGTCACGTCGATCGGCGTGGAGCCGTGCTCGACCGCGTTGTTGACCAGTTCGGACACCACCGCGCGGGCCGAGTAGAGCAGGTCGTGCACGTCCCAGCCGAGGCACGCGTCGCCGACGATCGAGCGGGCGAACGAGGCCGCCAGCGGGCCCGCGTCCAGCCGCAGGTGCTCCCACCGGCTCTCCGCCCGCAGATCGCCGGCGGCGGTGAGCGCCTTGTCCAGCGTGGCGTGCACCCGGACGCCACGGTTCAGCACGCGCAGCCGCGCCGCGACCGAGGCCCGGGCGACCAGCAGCAGCGGCGCCTCCGGGGAGTGACCGGCCCGCCAGCGCGGCGCCACGAAGACCGCGAGCGCGCCGTCGTGCGCGATCCGTACGCGGTCCAGCGAGACGATCACCACCACCGGGCACTCGGCGAGCGCCTTGGTGATCACGGATCGGGCGCGGGCGGCGCTGCGCAGCGTCAGCTCACCCTCGAACGCGATGAGAACGGCGCCGCGGCTGTCGTCGCGCGCCACTATCGCGGACAGTTTTCCGGTGCCGCTCACTGCGGGCCCACCCCGTCCGGTCGGGAACGTTGCCGTGTTCGTCATCGGACCGAGTGTCGACGCGCCTCACCTGGCACAACAGACGGGCAGTGCGTCATCGGCCACGGAATCCCACGGAGTCCCACGGACGGGGCGGGCCCGGCGCGGCGGCCGGCGGCCTCAGGAGGCGGGGGTGAGCGGCGCGCAGGCCTCGACCGCCGTCGCCGTGGTGGCGTCCGCGGTGTTCAGCGCGGCCGGGTCGGTCACGCCGTTCTCGGTCAGGCAGTTCTCGTACGCGGCGGAGGCGCCGTTGTCGCCCCGCGCGCCGCCGGGACCACCCTGGCCGCCGCCCATCTGCGGCAGCGAGTCGGTGCAGGCCCCGGTCGCGGCGGCCCAGGCCGCCTCGTCGACGCCCTCGGGCTTGAGCGAGTCGGCGAAGCCACCGCCGCCGCGCTGCCCGCCGCCGCCCGGCCCACCGGAACCCTGCGGGAACGGCTGCCCCGAGCCCTGCGGGCGGGGCTGACCGGAACCCTGCGGGAACGCGCCGCCGGAGGGGCGCGGGCCGCGGGACGGGTTCGCGGTCGGCACCGTCACCTCGATGCCGTGCTGCTTGAGGCAGGCCGCGTAGGCGGCGAGCGCGTTCTGCCCGTCGCCGCCGGAGCTCGCCGCGTCGTCGGACGAGCCGGAACCGCCACAGCCGGCGGCGAGCAGCAGCGCCGCGGACCCGGCCAGCGCGACGGCCGCCAGCCGCCGGTGGACGTGTGCACTGACAGGCACGACTTCCTCCTTGATCGGGAGACCACATGCAAGCGGGCGGACCTTCGAGCACGGTCGGCCGGCGCTCGAAGGAGGCTCGGAGCGCACCCGTCCGGCGTACCGTCGGAGGATTTCGGTCGTTCCGGTCTGGCGGGCCTCCACAGGTGTTACACAGGGTCGGTAAAGGCCCTGCCCAGCTGGGCGGCGAACCATCGAGAGCATGACGACGACGATGCACCCCGACCTTCGCGACACCACCGGCTCCGCCCGGCCGGACCTGCGCCGTGCCGACGGCAGCCCGGTCCGGGTGCTGGTGGTCGACGACGAGTCCACGCTGGCCGAGCTGCTGTCCATGGCGCTGCGCTACGAGGGCTGGGAGGTGCGCTCGGCCGGTGACGGCAGCGGCGCGGTGCGCGCGGCCCGCGACTTCCGGCCGGACGCGGTGATCCTGGACGTGATGCTGCCGGACATGGACGGGCTGGAGGTGCTGCGCCGGCTGCGTGGCGAGGCGCCCGAGGTGCCGGTGCTGTTCCTCACCGCCAAGGACTCGGTGGAGGACCGGATCGCGGGGCTGACCGCGGGCGGCGACGACTACGTGACCAAGCCGTTCAGCCTGGAGGAGGTCGTGGCGCGGCTGCGCGGGCTGATGCGCCGGGCCGGCCGGGCCGCGATGCGCTCGGACGCGGAGCTGGTGGTCGGCGATCTGACGCTGGACGAGGACAGCCACGAGGTGCGCCGCGGCGGCGACCAGATCACGCTCACCGCGACCGAGTTCGAGCTGCTGCGCTACCTGATGCGCAATCCGCGCCGGGTGCTGTCCAAGGCGCAGATCCTGGACCGGGTGTGGAACTACGACTTCGGCGGTCAGGCGAACGTGGTCGAGCTGTACATCTCGTACCTGCGCAAGAAGATCGACGCCGGCCGCAAGCCGATGATCCACACCATGCGCGGTGCCGGTTATGTCCTCAAGCCGGCGGACTGATCGCCCGCGCGGGCCCAAGGGCTGGCCGCTGCGGACCCGGCTGGTCGCCACCATGCTGGCGCTGCTGGCCGCGGCCTGCCTGCTGATCTCCGTGGTGACCGAGGTCGCGCTGCACCAGAACCTGCAGGCCCAGCTCGACCGTCAGCTCGACACGACCGCGCAGCGCGCGGAGAACTTCGGCCCGCCGCCGGACCGCGCGCCGCCGTCCGGCGACGGCGAGCAGCCGGACGAGTGGATCGGGCGTGGCCAGCCGGCCGGCACGCTGGTCGGCTACCTGCAGAGCCCGCACCGGACCGGCGTGCGCATCCTCGGCGACGACCTGGAGGAGATCGACGCCACCGGCACGCTGCTGGACGTGCTGGTCACGGTGCCGGTCGACGGCAAGCCCCGGACCTACACCCTGGAGGGGTACGGCGACTACCGGCTGAAGGCGCAGTGGACCCGATCCGGCGACCTGGTGGTCACCGGGCTGCCGACCGCGCAGGTGGAGAGCACCCAGATCCAGGTCGCCGTGATACTGGCCGCCGTCACCGCGGGCGCACTGGGCGTCGCCGGCGTCGCCGGGATTGTGATCATCAGGCGTACGCTGCGCCCGCTGCGCCGCGTCGCCGCCACCGCCGGTCGGGTCGCCGAGCTGGAGCTGGACCGCGGCGAGGTGGCGCTCGCGGAGCGGCTGCCGGACGACCTCACCGACCCGCGTACCGAGGTCGGGCAGGTCGGCGCCGCGCTCAACCGCATGCTCGGCAACGTCGAGGCCGCGCTCGCGGCACGGCATGCCAGCGAGACGCAGGTACGCCAGTTCGTGGCGGACGCCAGCCACGAGTTGCGCACGCCGCTGGCCGCGATCCGCGGGTACGCGGAGCTGACCCGCCGCGGCCGCCAGCAGGTCCCGCCCGAGGTCGCGCACGTGCTGAACCGGGTCGAGTCCGAGGCGAAGCGGATGACGCTGCTGGTCGAGGACATGCTGCTGCTGGCCCGGCTGGACGCCGGCCGCCCGCTGGAGCACGCGCCGGTCGACCTGGCGATGCTCGCGATCGACACGGTCAGCGACGCGCACGCGGCCGGGCCGCACCACGTCTGGCGGCTCGACCTGCCGCCGGAGGGCACCGGCGTGGAGGTGCTCGGCGACCGGGCACGGCTGCACCAGGTGCTGGCGAACCTGCTGGCCAACGCGCGTACGCACACGCCGCCCGGCACCGAGGTGACGGTCTCCGTCGGCGTCCGGGACGGCCGGGCCGCGATCATGGTGGCCGACGCCGGGCCGGGCATCCCGCCGGAGCTGCTGCCGCACGTCTTCGAGCGGTTCGCGCGCGGCGACAGCTCACGCTCCCGCGCCGCGGGCAGCACCGGGCTCGGCCTCGCGATCGTGCATGCGGTGGTCACCGCGCACGGCGGGCGCATCGACGTGCGCAGCCGGCCCGGCCGGACGGAGTTCCTGGTATCCATCCCGCTCGCCGCGAGCGCGCTGCCCGTAGGGGCGTAATCTCGCCGCAGTATTCTCAGCGTCCGCACAGCTTCGCCAGAGCGCGCGGTGAGATGTCCGCTCGATCCTGGTCGCCAGGGCTGCGGTGTGACCGGACAGCCCTCATTGCCGCCTGATCGAGCGAAGGACGAACCCGATGACCTCGACGTTGCCCACCGAGGCCCCGCCTCCCCCGGACCCGGACAATCCGGGCTCCCCGGCGCCGGTCGCGGACGCTCCCGACGGGACGGCGCGGGACTCGCGCCGGCGGCGAGTGCTCCGCGGGCCCGCCGACGACCCGGCCTGGGCCCGTCCCGCGCTGTACGCGCTGCTGGTCGCGACCGGCGTGCTCTACATCTGGGGGCTCGGCGCCTCCGGCTGGGCCAACTCGTTCTACGCGGCCGCGGTGCAGGCCGGCTCCGAGAGCTGGCAGGCCTTCTTCTTCGGCTCGTCCGACGCGGCGAACTTCATCACCGTCGACAAGACGCCGCTCTCGCTGTGGCCGATGGCGCTCGCCGCCCGGATCTTCGGCATGAACTCGTGGAGCATGCTCGTCCCGCAGGCGCTGATGGGCGTCGCGTCGGTCGCGCTGCTGTACGCCACGGTCCGGCGCTGGTTCCCGCCCGCCGCGGCGCTGCTGGCCGGCGCGGTGCTCGCCACCACCCCGGTCGCGGCGCTGATGTTCCGCTTCAACAACCCGGACGCGCTGCTGGTGCTGCTGATGGTGGCGGCCTGCTGGGCGATGGTCCGGGCGCTGGAGCGCGGTGTGACCACCTGGCTGCTGCTCTGCGGTGTGTTCATGGGCCTCGGCTACCTGGCCAAGATGCTCCAGGTGCTGCTGATCCTGCCCGCGCTCGGCCTGGTCTACCTGATCGCCGGTCCGCCGCGCCTCGGCAAGCGGCTGCTCCAACTGCTCGGCGCCGCCGGCGCGATGATCGTGGCGGCCGGCTGGTGGATCGCCGCGGTCGAGCTGTGGCCGGAGGAGTCCCGTCCGTACATCGGCGGCTCGCAGAACAACAGCATCCTGGAGCTGACGCTCGGCTACAACGGGCTCGGCAGGCTGAACGGCGACGAGACCGGCAGCGTCGGCGGCGGCATGGTCACCCGCGGCGCCGGCGGCAACTACCTCGGCGGGCCCGCCGGCATGCCCGGCCCGGTCGGCGGCGGCATGTGGGGCGAGTCCGGCGTCCTGCGGATGTTCGACGCGTCGCAGGGCGGTCAGATCGCCTGGCTGCTGCCGGCCGCGCTGGTGCTGATGATCGCCGGGCTGGTGATCACCGCGCGCCGGCCGCGCACCGACCGTACCCGGGCCGCGTTCGTGCTCTGGGGTGGCTGGCTGGTCGTCACCGCGCTGACGTTCAGCTTCATGCAGGGCATCTTCCACGCGTACTACACGGTCGCGCTCGCCCCGGCGATCGGCGCACTGGTCGGCATGGGCGCGGCGCTGCTCTGGGAGCGGCGGCGCCGCGCGTGGGCGGCGGCACTGCTGGCCGTGACGGTCGGCAGCACCGCGGTCTGGGCCTGGGTGCTGCTCGGGCGCAGCGCGGACTGGTACCCGTGGCTGCGCTGGACCGTGCTGATCGGCGGCGTCCTCGCCGCGGTGGCGCTGGTCGCGACCAGCCGGCTGGCCGCGCGGATCGCGGTGCCGGTGGGCGTGGTCGCGGCCGCGGTGGCGCTCGCCGCGCCGGCCGCGTACGCGGTCAACACCGCGGGTACGCCGCACACCGGCTCGATCCCGTCGGCCGGGCCGGCCACCCAGGGCATGGGCGGCGGTGGCGGGCGCGGCGGCCGGGGCGGTTTTCCCGGCGGCGGTTTCCCCGGCGGCGGCCAGGTGCCGCCGAACGGCGGCACGCAACTCTTCCCCGGCGGCGCGCAGGGCGGCGCGCAGGGTGGCCCGCAGGGCTTCCCCGACGGCGGGATGTACGGCTTCGGTGGCCGCGGCAACGCCGCCGGCGGCATGGGTGGGCTGCTCAACGGCTCCGCGCCGAGCGAGGAGATGATCGCGCTGCTGGAGGCGGACGCGGACAGCTACACCTGGATCGCGGCCGCGGTCGGCTCCAACCGCGCCTCCGGATACCAGCTCGCCACCGGTGAGCCGGTGATGGCGATCGGCGGCTTCAACGGCACCGACCCCGCGCCCTCGCTCGCGCAGTTCCAGGAGTACGTGGAGCAGGGCAGGATCCACTACTTCCTCGGCGACGGCGGCTTCGGCGGCGGCGCACGCGACGGCAGCAGCCAGGTCAGCGCGGAGATCGCGACCTGGGTGCAGGCCAACTTCACCGCGCGGACCATCGACGACACGCCCGTCTACGACCTGACCACGCCCGCCACCACCACGCAGGGAAGCTGATCCGTCGTGCCGATCACCGCAGCGGAGACCGCACCGGCCGGCGCCACGCCGGTCACGGCCGCACTCGACGTCGTCATCCCGGTCTACAACGAGGAGCGGGACCTGGAGCCGTGCGTGCGCCGGCTGCACGAGCACCTCAGCGCCACGTTCCCGTACCCGTTCCAGATCACCATCGCGGACAACGCCAGCACGGACGGCACGCTCGAGGTCGGACGGCGGCTCGCCGCCACCATGCCCGGCGTGGCGGTCACGCATCTGCCCCGCAAGGGCCGGGGCCACGCGCTGAAGGAGGTGTGGTCCGCGTCCGGCGCGCCGGTGCTGGCGTACATGGACGTGGACCTCTCCACCGACCTGGCCGCGCTGCTGCCGCTGGTCGCGCCGCTCTTCTCCGGCCACTCGGACGTGGCGATAGGGTCCCGGCTGGCCCGGAACTCGCGGGTGGTCCGCGGCGCCAAGCGGGAGATCATCTCGCGGAGCTACAACCTGATCCTGCGCGGTACGCTCCAGGCCCGCTTCTCCGACGCGCAGTGCGGCTTCAAGGCGATCCGCAAGGACGTGGCGGACCGGTTGCTGCCGCTGGTCGAGGACACCGGCTGGTTCTTCGACACCGAGCTGCTGGTCCTGGCCGAGCGCGCCGGCCTGCGCATCCACGAGGTGCCGGTCGACTGGGTGGACGACCCGGACAGCCGCGTCGACATCGTCGCCACCGCGATCGCCGACCTGAGGGGCATAGCCCGGCTCGCCCGCGCGCTCGCCACCGGCCGGCTGCCCATGGCCGAGCTGCGCGCGCAGCTCGGCCGCGCCCCGCTCGCGCCGGTGCCGGGCGTACCGGCCGGGATGACCGGCCAGTTGCTCACGTTCGCCGCGATCGGCGTGGTCAGCACGCTGGCCTACCTGGTCATCTACGCCGGTCTCCGGCTCGGCACCGGCCCGCAGCCGGCCAACCTGCTGGCGCTGCTGATCACCGCGATCGGCAACACGGCCGCGAACCGCCGCATCACCTTCGGCGTGCACGGCGCGGACGGCGCGGCCCGCCACCACGCGCAGGGCCTGGTGATCTTCGGGCTGGGGCTCGCGTTGACCAGCGGCTCCCTGGCCCTGCTGCACGCCGTGACGGACTCTCCACACCGCCTGGCCGAGCTGTCCATCCTGATCGTCGCCAACCTGACCGCCACGCTGCTCCGTTTTCTCCTGCTGCGCGTCTGGGTCTTCAGCCCGAACGGGAAGTATCGGTCGAACGCCCGGCCATAGACCATCACCGTCCTACGATCCACAACCTCGCGACAGGGCCCTCGGCGAGATGACGTGCGCGCCGGCCGCGATGCGGAGTCATCCCCGGCGCGCACGCCAATACGCTGCGTCGCCAAGCCATCACCCGTACCCCCGACGGGTGGTGAAAGCTTGACCGTGTCGAGACCTTCGGCGGGCGGCGGCACGGGGGGACGGCGCGACCTGCGCGGGTGTGGCGTCGGCGGCGCCACACCGGGGGCGGGGGACGGCGCGAATCCCGCGGCGCGGGGCTAGTCTGGGTCCTCCGCCGCAGTCGTGATCGAATCGGGGTGAGTCCTGCCGTGGGCGATTCGTTCGTGCACCTCCACGTGCACACGGAGTATTCGATGCTCGACGGTGCGGCGCGATTGAAGGACCTCTTCAAGGAGGCGAAGCGGCTCGGCATGCCGGCCGTGGCGATCAGCGACCACGGCAACATGCACGGGGCGTACGACTTCTACAAGCAGGCCAAGGCGGCGGACATCACGCCGATCCTGGGCGTCGAGGCGTACGTGGCACCCGAGTCCCGCTTCCACAAACAGCGCGTGAAGTGGGGCCGGCCGGAGCAGAAGTCGGACGACGTCTCCGGTAACGGCGCGATCACGCACATGACCATGTGGGCGCAGTCCGCCGAGGGGCTGCACAACCTGTTCAAGCTGAACTCGCGCGCGTCGTTCGAGGGTCACTACGTGAAGTGGCCGCGGATGGACATGGAGCTGATCTCCCAGCACGCCAAGGGGATCATGGCGACCACCGGGTGCCCGTCCGGCGCGGTGCAGACCCGGTTGCGACTCGGCCAGTTCGACGAGGCGATCAAGGTCGCCGGGCAGTACCAGGACATCTTCGGGAAGGACAACTACTTCCTGGAGATCATGGACCACGGGCTGGAGATCGAGCGCCGGGTCCGGGACGGGCTGCTGGAGATCAGCAGGAAGCTGGGCATCCCGCCGGTGGTCACGAACGACTCGCACTACACGTACGAGGAGCAGGCCGCCGCGCATGACGTGCTGCTCTGCGTGCAGACCGGCGCGAACGTGGACGACCCCAACCGGTTCCGGTTCGACGGCAACGGCTACTTCGTGAAGTCCGCGGACCAGATGCGCGCGGTCGACTCCTCCGAGGCCTGGCAGGAGGGCTGCCGGAACACGCTGCTGGTGGCCGAGAAGGTCGACACCACCGGCATGTTCACCTTCCGGAACCTGATGCCTCGCTTCCCCGTACCGGAGGGCGAGACCGAGGAGTCGTGGTTCCGCAAGGAGGTCTTCGAGGGCCTC
It encodes:
- a CDS encoding TetR/AcrR family transcriptional regulator; amino-acid sequence: MTAPAAPARERLDPEKIVVSALAIADAEGLAAVTIRRLAQEHGVTPMALYRHFRDKDELLHALGDHVLRTVALPAPSGEPWHVQLRAIFAALLDALAAHPVVAPLIVPRILASAGGLALAERALDLLAEAGFDTDRAATVGTQALCTVITLIPYDPAVRTIQDDELREERIRAKRAALATLSPRRYPRVTAAADPLTGCVVKENFLELGLDLVIAGLRGLAPNP
- a CDS encoding bifunctional glycosyltransferase family 2/GtrA family protein is translated as MPITAAETAPAGATPVTAALDVVIPVYNEERDLEPCVRRLHEHLSATFPYPFQITIADNASTDGTLEVGRRLAATMPGVAVTHLPRKGRGHALKEVWSASGAPVLAYMDVDLSTDLAALLPLVAPLFSGHSDVAIGSRLARNSRVVRGAKREIISRSYNLILRGTLQARFSDAQCGFKAIRKDVADRLLPLVEDTGWFFDTELLVLAERAGLRIHEVPVDWVDDPDSRVDIVATAIADLRGIARLARALATGRLPMAELRAQLGRAPLAPVPGVPAGMTGQLLTFAAIGVVSTLAYLVIYAGLRLGTGPQPANLLALLITAIGNTAANRRITFGVHGADGAARHHAQGLVIFGLGLALTSGSLALLHAVTDSPHRLAELSILIVANLTATLLRFLLLRVWVFSPNGKYRSNARP
- a CDS encoding ArnT family glycosyltransferase, whose translation is MTSTLPTEAPPPPDPDNPGSPAPVADAPDGTARDSRRRRVLRGPADDPAWARPALYALLVATGVLYIWGLGASGWANSFYAAAVQAGSESWQAFFFGSSDAANFITVDKTPLSLWPMALAARIFGMNSWSMLVPQALMGVASVALLYATVRRWFPPAAALLAGAVLATTPVAALMFRFNNPDALLVLLMVAACWAMVRALERGVTTWLLLCGVFMGLGYLAKMLQVLLILPALGLVYLIAGPPRLGKRLLQLLGAAGAMIVAAGWWIAAVELWPEESRPYIGGSQNNSILELTLGYNGLGRLNGDETGSVGGGMVTRGAGGNYLGGPAGMPGPVGGGMWGESGVLRMFDASQGGQIAWLLPAALVLMIAGLVITARRPRTDRTRAAFVLWGGWLVVTALTFSFMQGIFHAYYTVALAPAIGALVGMGAALLWERRRRAWAAALLAVTVGSTAVWAWVLLGRSADWYPWLRWTVLIGGVLAAVALVATSRLAARIAVPVGVVAAAVALAAPAAYAVNTAGTPHTGSIPSAGPATQGMGGGGGRGGRGGFPGGGFPGGGQVPPNGGTQLFPGGAQGGAQGGPQGFPDGGMYGFGGRGNAAGGMGGLLNGSAPSEEMIALLEADADSYTWIAAAVGSNRASGYQLATGEPVMAIGGFNGTDPAPSLAQFQEYVEQGRIHYFLGDGGFGGGARDGSSQVSAEIATWVQANFTARTIDDTPVYDLTTPATTTQGS
- a CDS encoding DHA2 family efflux MFS transporter permease subunit, whose product is MRRSPWATLVVLALAQFIVVLDVTIVNVALPNIQSDLDFSPDGLQWVISAYTLLFGGFLLLGGRAADLLGPRRLFVGGLLLFGVTSLVAGLAPNSESLIVARAVQGLGGALLSPAALALLTITFPPGRDRNIAMGVWGGLAGLGGTLGVVAGGLLVDALDWRWVFLVNVPLVVALVAITPFFVREIRHAGSGRRTFDLAGAVLSTAGLLAVVYGVVRAEHSGWDSAEVLGFLIGGAVLLTAFVLVERRSADPLVPMRLFRSRSLTTSGVALGLNGAAFLSMFFLTAIYLQQVRGDSALDAGLHFLPMGGAAILAAVIASQLVTRLGTRPVQLAGSVLSVAGLLVLTLVGTDDSYVTGLLPGLVLFGFGIIAVSVPAQIAAVSDVRDHEAGAASGLVSAVYQVGGALGLAVVTTLSLTHVTDQLTAGVGPQQALVDGFHRGILVAASFAVVNIAVALATPQTTPDAERLAEAAATA
- a CDS encoding ATP-binding protein → MTNTATFPTGRGGPAVSGTGKLSAIVARDDSRGAVLIAFEGELTLRSAARARSVITKALAECPVVVIVSLDRVRIAHDGALAVFVAPRWRAGHSPEAPLLLVARASVAARLRVLNRGVRVHATLDKALTAAGDLRAESRWEHLRLDAGPLAASFARSIVGDACLGWDVHDLLYSARAVVSELVNNAVEHGSTPIDVTVTLRRPYLYLVVADGNPAPPRIRPISAADPRAPLAERGRGLRVVEAEAYRWGCAALPQGKAVWAALRLAG
- a CDS encoding response regulator transcription factor, whose protein sequence is MTTTMHPDLRDTTGSARPDLRRADGSPVRVLVVDDESTLAELLSMALRYEGWEVRSAGDGSGAVRAARDFRPDAVILDVMLPDMDGLEVLRRLRGEAPEVPVLFLTAKDSVEDRIAGLTAGGDDYVTKPFSLEEVVARLRGLMRRAGRAAMRSDAELVVGDLTLDEDSHEVRRGGDQITLTATEFELLRYLMRNPRRVLSKAQILDRVWNYDFGGQANVVELYISYLRKKIDAGRKPMIHTMRGAGYVLKPAD
- a CDS encoding sensor histidine kinase; protein product: MSSSRRTDRPRGPKGWPLRTRLVATMLALLAAACLLISVVTEVALHQNLQAQLDRQLDTTAQRAENFGPPPDRAPPSGDGEQPDEWIGRGQPAGTLVGYLQSPHRTGVRILGDDLEEIDATGTLLDVLVTVPVDGKPRTYTLEGYGDYRLKAQWTRSGDLVVTGLPTAQVESTQIQVAVILAAVTAGALGVAGVAGIVIIRRTLRPLRRVAATAGRVAELELDRGEVALAERLPDDLTDPRTEVGQVGAALNRMLGNVEAALAARHASETQVRQFVADASHELRTPLAAIRGYAELTRRGRQQVPPEVAHVLNRVESEAKRMTLLVEDMLLLARLDAGRPLEHAPVDLAMLAIDTVSDAHAAGPHHVWRLDLPPEGTGVEVLGDRARLHQVLANLLANARTHTPPGTEVTVSVGVRDGRAAIMVADAGPGIPPELLPHVFERFARGDSSRSRAAGSTGLGLAIVHAVVTAHGGRIDVRSRPGRTEFLVSIPLAASALPVGA
- a CDS encoding DNA polymerase domain-containing protein — translated: MGETRDGVALTNLDAPLFDGAGATKRDLIEYLDAVADRFLPQLAGRPLSVIRVLRGQDAFMQKNVPKYTPDWVRTTEVWAEASHRTVRYALCDDRRTLLWFGNQRAIEYHPALARADAPNRQTHLIIDLDPPEEDGSFGLAVRAAELVRVALTGCGLTGAVKTSGAKGVHVFVPIRDADTEEVAAATRALAARAERVDPALATTAFIREDRHGKVFLDATRAGGATVAAAYSPRLRPGVPVSFPVPWSDLDAITPADFTIRTAPALLGTADPWSDALPPPQPVPRELIDEGRTIPVARVAAMHEGKRRAAARRKAES